In Erigeron canadensis isolate Cc75 chromosome 6, C_canadensis_v1, whole genome shotgun sequence, the following are encoded in one genomic region:
- the LOC122602860 gene encoding receptor-like protein kinase THESEUS 1: MFHSKRFKLYAFLCFIYLHFVICTSNSHTHVDSFLISCGQTDPVQLEDGRVFESDFKNAHVNISPFSNINVSNSQKGVSKILFSARVFRTSSIYTFSTKKIGRYWLRLHFYPVKNPKFDLNSAVFSVEANGITLIHEFAFFRGNKSYHLFKEYVIEVSGSSSGKLVLGLLPWDNSIAFVNGIEILWIPDKVFGSKVIPIPLGVAYELPVHVGFETVYRVDMGGSGLSFKNDSLWRKWESDEPFLVHLATARNVSVNPDLIRYHDGVSSDIAPNWVYATAEEMADAKVNDQSFNISWQFEVEQGFGYFIRFHFCDIVGSRLHDLMFNVYINNQSAIESLDVSRRAKGLASAFFVDFFTNMSMGSDKILVQIGPNHLTGYLPTALLNGLEIMKMSNPSDSLDGKLAVNLDSNDIKKSKKMRMMIVLFSCLGGGLVIVLILIISFMFILCLRRKKKPKKEDSVGWSALPTYVGNSGTKFSSNTFGSATGTNSLGQMISFSEVREATRNFDKSLVLGAGGFGKVYKGVLENGLVVAVKRGNPQSQQGLVEFKTEIEMLSKLRHRHLVSLIGYCEELNEMILVYEYMAGGPLRRHLYGSNLPPLTWKQRVEILVGAAKGLHYLHTGVAETIIHRDVKTTNILLDENLDAKVADFGLSKFGPSINQTHVSTAVKGSFGYLDPEYFRRQQLTEKSDVYSFGVVMLEVLCARPAINPTLPREQVNIAEWAVNWQKKGELEKIMDQNLIGRVNLESLRKFGETAQKCLNENGNERPSMGDVLWNLEYALQLQEASYGYADDADSMRGISDIPDRIPDVESVDIETISDLDSNGTAADR, translated from the coding sequence ATGTTTCATtcaaaaagattcaaactttatgCCTTTTTATGCTTTATTTATCTCCATTTTGTGATCTgcacttcaaatagtcataccCATGTTGATAGTTTCTTAATTTCTTGTGGGCAAACTGACCCAGTTCAGTTAGAAGATGGCAGGGTTTTTGAATCTGATTTCAAGAATGCCCATGTCAATATTTCACCATTTTCTAACATAAATGTTTCCAATTCTCAAAAGGGTGTCTCCAAGATCTTATTTTCAGCTCGAGTTTTTCGTACTAGTTCCATATATACTTTTAGTACGAAGAAAATTGGTAGATATTGGTTAAGATTACATTTTTATCCTGTTAAGAACCCTAAGTTTGACCTGAATTCTGCGGTTTTTTCTGTGGAAGCAAATGGGATTACTTTGATTCATGAGTTTGCTTTCTTTAGAGGAAATAAAAGTTACCATCTTTTTAAAGAATATGTTATTGAAGTTAGTGGCTCGAGTTCGGGGAAATTGGTTCTGGGATTATTGCCTTGGGATAACTCgattgcatttgttaatggtatCGAAATTCTTTGGATTCCTGATAAGGTTTTTGGGTCGAAAGTGATTCCCATTCCTTTAGGGGTTGCTTATGAGCTTCCTGTTCATGTTGGGTTTGAGACGGTTTATAGGGTTGATATGGGTGGGTCAGGTTTGTCATTCAAGAATGATTCTTTATGGAGGAAATGGGAATCTGATGAACCGTTTTTGGTTCATTTGGCTACTGCTAGGAATGTTTCTGTAAACCCTGATTTGATTAGGTACCATGATGGGGTTTCGAGTGACATTGCTCCAAATTGGGTTTATGCCACTGCCGAAGAAATGGCTGATGCAAAGGTTAATGACCAGAGCTTTAATATCTCGTGGCAGTTTGAAGTCGAACAAGGTTTTGGTTACTTTATCAGATTTCATTTTTGTGATATCGTTGGGTCGAGATTACATGATTTgatgtttaatgtttatattaacAATCAATCTGCTATTGAATCTCTTGATGTGTCACGTAGGGCAAAAGGGTTAGCTAGTGCATTTTTTGTCGATTTTTTTACCAATATGTCAATGGGTTCGGATAAAATTTTGGTTCAAATTGGCCCGAATCATTTAACAGGTTATTTACCCACAGCACTATTAAATGGTTTAGAGATCATGAAAATGAGCAATCCTAGTGATAGTCTTGATGGGAAATTGGCTGTGAATCTTGATTCAAATGACATCAAGAAAAGTAAGAAAATGAGAATGATGATTGTGCTTTTTTCGTGTCTGGGTGGTGGTTTAGTGATTGTTCTGATTTTAATAATATCATTCATGTTTATCTTGTGTTTACGACgcaaaaagaaaccaaaaaaggAAGATTCAGTTGGGTGGTCGGCTCTCCCGACTTATGTTGGCAATTCAGGAACAAagttttcatcaaacacctttgGTTCCGCCACGGGCACAAATAGTTTAGGTCAAATGATATCATTTTCTGAGGTTCGTGAAGCAACCCGTAACTTCGACAAGAGCTTGGTATTAGGGGCGGGTGGGTTTGGAAAAGTGTACAAGGGGGTTCTTGAAAATGGGCTCGTGGTGGCTGTCAAGAGAGGAAACCCACAATCTCAACAAGGTTTAGTGGAGTTCAAGACAGAAATCGAGATGCTATCCAAACTTCGCCATCGGCACTTAGTGTCCCTAATCGGCTACTGTGAAGAACTAAACGAAATGATCCTTGTTTATGAGTACATGGCTGGTGGGCCCCTAAGACGACACTTGTATGGTTCGAACCTCCCTCCCTTGACTTGGAAACAACGGGTTGAAATATTGGTTGGCGCTGCAAAAGGGTTGCATTATCTTCACACAGGTGTAGCCGAAACCATCATACACCGAGATGTAAAGACGACCAACATCTTGTTAGATGAGAATCTTGATGCTAAAGTTGCCGACTTTGGATTGTCAAAATTCGGTCCTAGTATTAATCAAACGCATGTCAGTACTGCAGTGAAGGGTAGTTTCGGGTATCTTGATCCTGAATACTTCCGTAGACAGCAACTTACCGAAAAATCAGATGTTTACTCATTCGGGGTAGTGATGTTAGAGGTTTTGTGTGCAAGGCCAGCTATAAATCCTACTTTACCGAGAGAACAAGTGAATATAGCAGAATGGGCTGTGAATTGGCAAAAGAAAGGTGAACTAGAGAAGATTATGGATCAAAATTTAATTGGTAGAGTAAATCTTGAATCTTTAAGAAAGTTTGGTGAAACTGCTCAGAAATGTTTAAATGAAAATGGGAATGAAAGGCCATCAATGGGTGATGTTTTATGGAATCTGGAGTATGCTCTTCAGTTGCAGGAAGCTTCTTATGGATATGCTGATGATGCAGATAGTATGAGGGGTATCTCGGACATTCCTGATCGCATTCCAGATGTAGAGAGTGTCGATATTGAGACCATCAGTGATCTGGACTCAAATGGGACCGCTGCAGATCGATAG